A stretch of the Actinoalloteichus fjordicus genome encodes the following:
- a CDS encoding alpha/beta fold hydrolase has protein sequence MTILPHDVHGDGPQRVIALHGWFSDRTAFRSIRPLLDTTRFSYAFVDVRGYGEASELAGEYTMAEIASDVLALADHLGWSEFSLLGHSMGGKAAAAVLAADASRVTGIVGISPVPASGVPFDDQAWQLFTGAAENADNRRAIIDLTTGNRHTGVWLDAMVRHSLAASSVSAFASYLLDWARHDFHETVLGDPTPILVIAGEHDPALSADVLRGTWLAWHPHARVEVFGNAGHYAADETPIALVSAVESFLTRQEADRPMAAG, from the coding sequence GTGACGATCCTGCCCCATGACGTACACGGCGACGGCCCGCAGCGCGTGATCGCGCTGCACGGCTGGTTCTCCGATCGCACCGCCTTCCGGTCGATCCGTCCGCTGCTCGACACCACTCGGTTCAGCTACGCCTTCGTCGACGTCCGGGGCTACGGGGAGGCGAGCGAGCTGGCGGGCGAGTACACGATGGCCGAGATCGCCTCCGACGTCCTCGCGCTGGCGGATCACCTCGGCTGGTCGGAGTTCTCCCTCTTAGGACACTCGATGGGGGGCAAGGCCGCCGCCGCCGTGCTGGCCGCCGACGCGAGCCGGGTGACCGGCATCGTCGGGATCTCCCCCGTTCCCGCCTCCGGCGTCCCCTTCGACGATCAGGCCTGGCAGCTCTTCACCGGCGCCGCCGAGAACGCGGACAATCGCCGAGCCATCATCGACTTGACCACCGGCAATCGACACACCGGCGTCTGGCTCGACGCGATGGTGCGTCATTCGCTGGCCGCCTCGTCCGTCTCGGCGTTCGCGAGCTATCTCCTCGACTGGGCACGGCACGACTTCCACGAGACGGTGCTCGGCGACCCGACCCCGATCCTGGTCATCGCGGGCGAGCACGACCCGGCCCTGAGCGCCGACGTGCTCCGGGGGACCTGGCTGGCCTGGCATCCGCACGCGCGGGTCGAGGTCTTCGGCAACGCGGGGCACTACGCCGCCGACGAGACCCCCATCGCCCTGGTGTCGGCCGTCGAGTCCTTCCTGACCCGACAGGAAGCCGACCGACCGATGGCCGCGGGCTGA